The Propionibacterium freudenreichii subsp. freudenreichii genome contains a region encoding:
- the cbiB gene encoding adenosylcobinamide-phosphate synthase CbiB: protein MAHQGEIDAAIKHAVSLAADDHGWGSRAVGLISAVTADRLIPDPANPWHPVAWFGTWAGWLEKKMWRDSVGQGAAYLVVALLPVATLGVAVEAATRRHPLAHATATAAAGWLVIGSQSLATEGEQMADELEGDDLSAARDRLPHLCGRIPDTMPEQELARGTIESLAENTADSGVASLWWGSVAGIPGMLIHRASNTLDAMVGHHNEHFEHFGKCAARLDDGLDWIPARLTGILGAICAPSVGGRVVTTARIVARDARNHPSPNGGWCESAWAGALGVQLGGRNVYPGGRVEHRGLLGNGHRPRAGQVRDGARLVRVVTAAATALAAGACLGIGQLIRAHSSARKAPTHSPSRKASR from the coding sequence ATGGCGCACCAGGGCGAAATCGATGCCGCGATCAAGCATGCGGTGAGCCTAGCCGCGGACGACCACGGCTGGGGCAGCCGTGCCGTCGGCCTGATCAGTGCTGTGACGGCGGATCGGCTCATCCCCGATCCGGCGAATCCCTGGCATCCCGTGGCCTGGTTTGGCACATGGGCGGGCTGGCTGGAGAAGAAGATGTGGCGCGACTCTGTCGGTCAGGGCGCGGCCTATCTCGTGGTGGCCCTCCTGCCGGTCGCCACCCTCGGCGTTGCCGTGGAGGCCGCGACCCGCCGCCATCCGCTGGCCCATGCGACAGCAACGGCGGCCGCAGGATGGTTGGTGATCGGCTCACAGTCGCTGGCCACCGAGGGCGAGCAGATGGCCGACGAGCTGGAAGGCGACGACCTGTCCGCCGCCCGGGACCGGTTGCCCCACCTGTGCGGACGCATCCCCGACACCATGCCGGAACAGGAGTTGGCCCGCGGAACCATCGAGTCCCTGGCAGAGAACACGGCCGACTCGGGCGTGGCATCCCTGTGGTGGGGATCGGTCGCGGGCATTCCCGGCATGCTGATCCATCGCGCGTCGAACACCCTGGACGCGATGGTCGGACACCACAACGAGCACTTCGAGCACTTCGGCAAGTGCGCAGCCCGCCTGGACGACGGGCTTGACTGGATCCCGGCACGCCTCACCGGCATCCTGGGTGCGATCTGCGCACCCTCCGTGGGCGGGAGGGTCGTCACCACCGCTCGCATCGTCGCCCGTGACGCCCGCAACCATCCAAGCCCCAATGGCGGATGGTGCGAATCCGCCTGGGCCGGCGCACTCGGCGTCCAATTGGGGGGACGCAATGTCTACCCCGGGGGAAGGGTCGAGCACCGTGGGCTGCTGGGCAACGGCCACCGGCCCCGTGCCGGGCAGGTGCGCGACGGTGCCCGACTGGTCCGCGTGGTCACCGCCGCAGCCACGGCCCTGGCGGCCGGGGCCTGCCTGGGAATCGGGCAGCTCATCCGCGCACATTCGTCAGCACGCAAGGCCCCGACACATTCGCCATCACGAAAGGCATCCCGATGA
- the cobO gene encoding cob(I)yrinic acid a,c-diamide adenosyltransferase, whose amino-acid sequence MSGSAPQRTEPTTAELRHRPRLIVNTGNGKGKSTAAFGMGLRAWAQGWSIGVFQFIKSGRWHTGEQQAYAQLDQAHRTTGVGGPVEWQSLGSGWSWLRATEGTDQAAMAAAGWAHVRTLLAAQTHRLYILDEFAHVLNKGWLDVDEVADDLAHRPGTQHVVITGRNCPAGIIGIADIVTSMDNVKHPFGKGERGQAGIEW is encoded by the coding sequence ATGAGCGGATCCGCGCCGCAGCGCACCGAGCCGACCACCGCCGAACTGCGCCACCGCCCCCGACTGATCGTGAACACCGGGAACGGCAAGGGCAAGTCCACCGCCGCATTCGGCATGGGACTGCGGGCCTGGGCGCAGGGCTGGTCGATCGGGGTCTTCCAGTTCATCAAGTCGGGACGTTGGCACACCGGCGAGCAGCAGGCCTATGCACAGCTCGACCAGGCCCATCGGACGACCGGAGTCGGCGGACCGGTGGAATGGCAATCACTCGGATCCGGCTGGTCGTGGCTGAGGGCGACCGAGGGCACCGACCAGGCAGCCATGGCGGCCGCGGGCTGGGCCCACGTGCGCACCCTGCTCGCCGCACAGACCCACCGGCTCTACATCCTCGACGAATTCGCCCATGTGCTCAACAAGGGATGGCTGGATGTCGACGAGGTCGCTGACGACCTGGCACATCGTCCCGGCACGCAACATGTGGTGATCACCGGACGCAACTGCCCCGCCGGAATCATCGGGATCGCCGACATCGTCACGTCCATGGACAACGTCAAACATCCCTTTGGCAAGGGAGAACGAGGACAGGCGGGTATCGAATGGTGA
- a CDS encoding cobyric acid synthase: MTGILLTGTSSDAGKSALVTGLCGALRQRGIDVAPFKSQNMSNNSMVCPDGAEIGRAQYLQATAAGVTPEAAMNPVLLKPGTDRRSFIVLMGRPDGELDAGEYATGRKHLAEAAYDAYSDLASRHELIVCEGAGSPAEINLRAGDYVNMGLARHFGLPTVIIGDIDRGGVLASLYGTWALLEAEDRALLKGYIINKFRGDGALLEPGLQEITTRTGLANLGVMPWLEDVWFDGEDALQVDRWPAQSGAGDRLVVAAVRLPRISNSTDIDALATEPGVEVQVTADPATCARADLVVLPGSRATVDDLDWLRKRGIAQAIVQRRREDKPILGICGGFEMMANTIDDDIESSAGSVPGLGVLPARFRFDAEKVVRTAQYHFDELAVDGYEIHHGRFEVDGGEAFLDGVRSGNSFGTMLHGSLENDGFRRRFLHMVARNTGSTWEPDDARPGYQQLRATMIRTLSTAMAEYVDVDAMLAMTGLAR, from the coding sequence ATGACCGGAATCCTGCTCACCGGCACCAGCTCCGACGCCGGGAAGTCAGCACTCGTCACGGGCCTGTGCGGCGCACTTCGCCAGCGCGGCATCGATGTCGCGCCGTTCAAGTCCCAGAACATGTCGAACAATTCGATGGTCTGCCCCGACGGCGCCGAGATCGGACGCGCACAGTACCTGCAGGCGACCGCCGCCGGCGTCACCCCCGAGGCCGCCATGAATCCCGTGCTCCTCAAGCCGGGCACGGATCGGCGCAGCTTCATCGTGCTGATGGGCCGTCCCGACGGGGAGCTCGACGCCGGGGAGTACGCCACCGGGCGCAAGCACCTCGCCGAGGCGGCCTACGACGCCTACTCCGACCTGGCCTCGCGCCACGAGCTCATCGTCTGCGAGGGCGCCGGCTCGCCGGCGGAGATCAACCTGCGGGCGGGCGACTACGTCAACATGGGCCTGGCCCGTCACTTCGGGCTGCCCACGGTGATCATCGGGGACATCGATCGTGGCGGGGTCCTGGCCAGCCTCTACGGCACGTGGGCGCTGCTGGAGGCCGAGGACCGCGCGCTCCTGAAGGGCTACATCATCAACAAGTTCCGTGGCGACGGGGCACTCCTGGAGCCCGGACTGCAGGAGATCACCACGCGCACCGGACTGGCGAACCTGGGCGTGATGCCCTGGTTGGAGGACGTCTGGTTCGATGGCGAGGACGCCCTGCAGGTGGACCGGTGGCCCGCCCAGAGCGGCGCCGGGGACCGGCTGGTGGTCGCCGCCGTGCGGCTGCCCCGGATCTCGAACTCAACCGACATTGACGCCCTGGCGACCGAGCCCGGCGTCGAAGTGCAGGTGACCGCCGATCCCGCCACCTGCGCGCGTGCCGACCTGGTGGTGCTGCCCGGCAGCCGCGCGACCGTCGATGACCTGGACTGGCTGCGCAAACGCGGCATCGCGCAGGCGATCGTCCAGCGTCGCCGCGAGGACAAGCCGATCCTGGGAATCTGTGGCGGCTTCGAGATGATGGCCAACACCATCGACGACGATATTGAGTCGAGCGCGGGATCAGTGCCCGGACTGGGAGTGCTGCCCGCCCGCTTCCGCTTCGACGCCGAGAAGGTCGTTCGCACCGCGCAGTATCACTTCGATGAACTCGCCGTGGATGGCTATGAGATCCACCACGGCCGTTTCGAGGTGGACGGCGGCGAGGCCTTCTTGGACGGCGTCCGCAGCGGGAATTCGTTCGGCACGATGCTGCACGGCAGTCTGGAGAATGACGGCTTCCGGCGGCGTTTCCTGCACATGGTCGCCCGCAACACCGGGTCTACCTGGGAGCCGGACGACGCCCGGCCGGGATACCAGCAGCTGCGCGCCACGATGATCCGGACGCTGTCGACGGCCATGGCCGAATATGTCGACGTCGACGCGATGCTCGCCATGACGGGACTGGCCCGATGA